A genomic segment from Triticum dicoccoides isolate Atlit2015 ecotype Zavitan chromosome 1A, WEW_v2.0, whole genome shotgun sequence encodes:
- the LOC119301158 gene encoding cytosolic sulfotransferase 5-like, with translation MVGSETSSLLHGPVAFKDADDGTIPVHPPTEYAAAVASLPTNQNHASNSKLKRRCYQGVWVREEWAPGIMAMQRSFAARPGDVVLASVPKSGTTWLKALIFATMVRAACPPASPAHPLRRLNPHDCVPLVDRLFAVGREAVLDALPSPRLMCTHMPLSVLPPSISGGPYCKIVYICRDPKDMVVSLWHFINRAQPDISLQEMFETVCEGTSNGGPFWDHILGYWRASNAEPSRVLFLTYEQMLQDPLDKVRKLAQFLGRPFSDTEEEAGVVAEIVELCSLENLKNLEVNKKGSQGVFFKFSHDSYFRNGVVGDWVNHLTPEMAKRLDAICEEKFRGSGFTF, from the exons ATGGTTGGTAGCGAAACGTCTAGTCTCCTCCATGGCCCCGTGGCGTTCAAGGACGCCGACGACGGCACAATCCCTGTGCACCCTCCCACGGAGTACGCCGCCGCCGTCGCGTCCCTCCCGACGAACCAGAACCATGCCAGCAACAGCAAGCTGAAGCGGCGCTGCTACCAGGGCGTGTGGGTGCGAGAGGAGTGGGCACCAGGCATCATGGCCATGCAGCGCAGCTTCGCGGCGCGCCCCGGCGACGTGGTTCTTGCGAGCGTTCCCAAGAGCGGCACCACGTGGCTCAAGGCCCTGATATTCGCCACGATGGTCCGCGCCGCGTGCCCGCCGGCCAGCCCCGCCCACCCGCTCCGCCGCCTCAACCCACACGACTGCGTGCCCCTCGTGGACAGGCTCTTCGCCGTCGGCCGCGAGGCTGTGCTGGACGCGCTGCCGTCGCCGAGGCTCATGTGCACGCACATGCCGCTGTcggtgctgccgccgtccatctccGGAGGACCCTACTGCAAAATCGTCTACATTTGCAG GGATCCAAAGGATATGGTGGTATCATTGTGGCACTTCATCAATCGTGCTCAACCTGACATATCACTCCAAGAGATGTTCGAGACTGTCTGTGAAGGCACAAGTAACGGCGGACCTTTTTGGGATCACATCCTCGGATACTGGAGGGCAAGCAATGCAGAGCCAAGCAGAGTGCTTTTCCTTACCTACGAGCAGATGCTTCAGGATCCGCTGGACAAAGTCAGGAAGCTAGCCCAGTTCCTTGGGAGGCCATTCTCTGACACAGAGGAGGAGGCCGGTGTTGTTGCAGAGATTGTTGAGCTCTGCAGCTTGGAGAATCTTAAAAATTTAGAGGTGAACAAGAAAGGCTCCCAAGGAGTGTTCTTCAAGTTCTCGCATGACTCCTATTTCAGGAATGGGGTGGTGGGAGACTGGGTGAACCACTTGACCCCTGAGATGGCTAAACGTCTGGATGCGATATGCGAGGAGAAGTTCCGTGGGTCGGGCTTCACTTTCTAG